A single genomic interval of Brevundimonas diminuta harbors:
- a CDS encoding heme ABC transporter permease yields the protein MFGLSNPQRFMAFTGPLTPVLWGLAAVLLGVGAWLSFTVPADYQQGDTVRIMFVHVPAATLGLGAYAALGVSSFFALVFRHALADAAARAAALPGAAFTALALFTGSLWGQPMWGTWWVWDARLTSVLVLFLFYLGYIALRASIDDEQKAGRAAAVLGLVGLINLPIVKFSVDWWNTLHQPASFLTPGSSGLDPVYLPPFLTMLAAYGVLFLALWLTAIRTEIRRRRVMTLRARLAQEA from the coding sequence ATGTTCGGCCTGTCCAATCCGCAGCGCTTCATGGCCTTCACCGGCCCGTTGACGCCCGTTCTGTGGGGGCTCGCCGCCGTGCTGCTGGGCGTCGGCGCCTGGCTCAGCTTCACCGTTCCGGCCGATTATCAGCAGGGCGACACGGTGCGGATCATGTTCGTCCACGTGCCTGCCGCCACCCTGGGCCTGGGCGCCTATGCGGCGCTGGGCGTATCCAGCTTTTTTGCGCTGGTCTTCCGCCACGCCCTGGCCGACGCCGCCGCCCGCGCCGCCGCCCTGCCGGGCGCCGCCTTCACGGCGCTCGCCTTATTCACCGGCTCGCTGTGGGGTCAGCCGATGTGGGGGACCTGGTGGGTGTGGGACGCGCGCCTGACCAGCGTTCTGGTGCTGTTTCTCTTCTACCTCGGCTATATCGCGCTGAGAGCCTCGATCGACGACGAGCAAAAGGCCGGACGCGCCGCTGCCGTCCTGGGCCTGGTCGGCCTGATCAATCTGCCGATCGTGAAATTCTCGGTCGACTGGTGGAACACCCTGCATCAGCCCGCCAGCTTCCTGACCCCCGGATCGTCGGGGCTGGACCCCGTCTATCTGCCGCCCTTTCTGACCATGCTGGCGGCCTACGGGGTTCTGTTCCTCGCCCTGTGGCTGACCGCCATCCGCACCGAAATCCGCCGCCGCCGCGTCATGACCCTGCGCGCCCGTCTGGCTCAGGAGGCCTGA
- the ccmB gene encoding heme exporter protein CcmB encodes MSRRDVDQEPRPPGLRGATRVLLERELDLAWGGGGGPLLACGFFACLTAILPLAAGGDPRTLGPVAGGVAWLALALASLLSLERLFERDMEDGALDLLALGHLALEQVVLIKALAQWIAVGLPLALTAPVAALALGLPASLTPLVAVTALIGGAGFAFTGALGAALALGARRGGLLIAVVVLPLFIPPVVFGAGALERAGSGQPVGPALALLCAYVLFAAVVAPFAGAAAVRNAQG; translated from the coding sequence GTGAGCCGCCGCGATGTCGATCAGGAACCGCGCCCGCCCGGCCTGCGCGGCGCGACGCGCGTGCTGCTGGAGCGCGAACTGGATCTGGCCTGGGGCGGGGGCGGCGGCCCCTTGCTGGCGTGCGGCTTCTTCGCCTGTCTGACCGCCATTCTGCCGCTGGCGGCCGGCGGCGATCCGCGCACGCTCGGCCCCGTCGCCGGCGGCGTCGCGTGGTTGGCCCTCGCCCTGGCGTCCCTGCTGTCGCTGGAGCGGCTGTTCGAGCGTGACATGGAGGACGGGGCGCTGGATCTGCTGGCCCTCGGCCATCTGGCGCTGGAGCAGGTCGTCCTGATCAAGGCCTTGGCCCAGTGGATCGCCGTCGGTCTGCCGCTCGCCCTGACCGCCCCCGTCGCCGCCCTGGCGCTGGGACTGCCCGCATCGCTGACGCCGCTCGTCGCCGTGACCGCCCTGATCGGCGGCGCGGGCTTCGCCTTCACCGGCGCGCTGGGCGCCGCTCTCGCGCTGGGAGCCAGGCGTGGCGGGCTGCTGATCGCCGTCGTCGTCCTGCCGCTGTTCATTCCGCCGGTCGTCTTCGGCGCCGGGGCGTTGGAGCGCGCCGGATCGGGCCAGCCGGTCGGCCCGGCGTTGGCCTTGCTGTGCGCCTACGTCCTGTTCGCCGCCGTCGTCGCGCCCTTCGCCGGGGCCGCCGCCGTTCGCAACGCGCAAGGGTGA